A window from Podospora bellae-mahoneyi strain CBS 112042 chromosome 1 map unlocalized CBS112042p_1, whole genome shotgun sequence encodes these proteins:
- a CDS encoding uncharacterized protein (COG:G; EggNog:ENOG503P02N; MEROPS:MER0033198): MFPTIAVACLLLLSPLETWGLSPRVKLSNGDYIGQVLDCGVSHWLGIRYAAPPLGELRFQPPVDPLPENGTQYAYEHGPICLPTGVLPSQNNEANYSEDCLFLDVYAPSRARPVSKLPVFVYIQGGGFNANSHPRLNGTGLVKKSEMGIVVVTLNYRVGPWGFLVDGDKLTPNNGLRDQRQALKWVKKNIAQFGGDPDHVVLGGASAGASSIAWHLTAYGGRNQDLFHAGAGESAAWGHVLTAKEARYQFQDLVVRIGCVSNSSEAALTCLRKKPYREIQMHGSGIPYPGQSLNPLFMWGPVIDYDMFSLPLIEAFKQGRFIKVPVIWGDDTNGGSIFTSPFTSTVAHSNRWMRTQYPFLTLRKLWLLNKAWKNTGKEQDRCPARDCWREQLSQVYGDMRYMCPSIYMSSAFPDHGFNNAWNYRWNVEDPDQIAAGLGVPHVSEISALFGPEYVLEPYISAPRTYREGELNGNAVDVIQKYWISFIKTFDPNTERAQGTARWEKFDSKKLSRLRFDTGGKTEMEYVGSELARRCTLLFDKIYPRRVGSGWTG; the protein is encoded by the exons ATGTTCCCCACCATCGCCGTCGCCTGCCTCCTGTTGCTTTCTCCTCTCGAGACCTGGGGCCTTAGTCCCCGCGTCAAGCTCAGCAATGGGGACTACATCGGCCAGGTTCTCGATTGTGGTGTCTCCCACTGGTTGGGAATCCGATACGCTGCCCCTCCTCTTGGGGAACTTCGGTTCCAGCCCCCAGTTGACCCTCTCCCTGAGAACGGCACGCAATATGCCTACGAG CATGGTCCAATCTGCCTCCCAACTGGGGTTCTTCCCAGCCAAAATAATGAGGCCAATTACTCCGAGGACTGTCTCTTCCTCGATGTGTATGCTCCCAGCAGAGCACGCCCGGTGTCTAAGCTGCCTGTCTTCGTCTACATTCAAGGTGGAGGGTTTAACGCGAACTCCCATCCTCGCCTGAACGGCACCGGCCTGGTCAAGAAGAGCGAGATGGGCATCGTTGTCGTCACTTTGAATTACCGAGTCGGCCCTTGGGGATTCCTCGTGGACGGTGACAAGCTAACTCCCAACAATGGATTGCGAGACCAACGACAAGCCTTGAAGTG GGTCAAGAAGAACATTGCCCAGTTTGGTGGTGACCCAGACCATGTTGTCCTCGGTGGTGCATCCGCCGGTGCCTCAAGTATCGCCTGGCACCTCACCGCATATGGCGGCCGTAATCAAGACCTTTTCCACGCTGGCGCCGGCGAGTCAGCGGCTTGGGGTCATGTTCTCACCGCCAAAGAAGCCCGTTACCAGTTCCAAGATCTTGTCGTCCGCATCGGCTGCGTCAGCAACAGCTCGGAGGCTGCACTCACCTGTCTACGCAAGAAGCCATACCGAGAGATTCAGATGCATGGCTCTGGCATACCATACCCTGGCCAATCACTCAACCCCTTGTTTATGTGGGGACCCGTGATTGACTACGACATGTTCAGCCTACCTCTCATCGAAGCGTTCAAGCAAGGAAGGTTTATCAAGGTGCCCGTCATCTGGGGTGACGATACCAATGGCGGCAGCATCTTCACTTCTCCCTTCACCTCGACTGTCGCCCACAGCAATCGATGGATGAGGACCCAATACCCCTTTTTGACACTCAGAAAGTTGTGGTTGCTCAACAAGGCGTGGAAGAACACGGGGAAGGAGCAAGACAGATGCCCCGCAAGAGACTGTTGGAGAGAGCAGCTCAGCCAAGTCTACGGTGACATGCGCTACATGTGCCCTAGCATCTACATGAGCTCTGCTTTCCCAGACCATGGCTTCAACAACGCGTGGAACTATCGTTGGAACGTCGAGGATCCCGACCAGATTGCAGCAGGACTCGGCGTCCCTCATGTCAGCGAGATATCTGCGTTGTTTGGACCAGAGTATGTTCTAGAGCCGTACATCAGTGCACCAAGAACGTATAGAGAGGGAGAGCTCAACGGAAACGCCGTTGATGTGATTCAGAAATACTGGATCAGCTTTATCAAGACATTTGATCCCAACACAGAGCGGGCCCAAGGAACGGCTCGATGGGAGAAATTTGACAGCAAGAAGCTTAGTCGGCTGCGGTTTGACACGGGAGGAAAGACTGAGATGGAGTATGTCGGCAGTGAACTTGCGAGGAGATGCACGCTTTTGTTCGACAAGATATACCCAAGACGGGTTGGAAGTGGATGGaccggatga
- a CDS encoding uncharacterized protein (EggNog:ENOG503PEP4; COG:S), with product MPPAVSKEAGQPGYLIDRRYRDRDPDYVRKLHLYRQRNATSLLYYRLGKQRLWEEECDKPELWRNYDLPLPGKAPGHENDKNKNSMINIRSLPKFDLGDKGVSNSPEEIQKELENIPLYIVSPQAQIGFKKFLGFGGNGLAAMYTIQDLKGRTKDVVFKYALNAMSGNELENEKQMHRYLARARHITQRVYLRPPERKKNTAPLPGVDPRVVAGGLVSKAGGLVSKAGPSRRTITPTPSPPPTPPPDDDPDGSTDTDDGTGAKGYPVQSFHHWNYPQDRTVERSDIGKVDDNGPTLILEMMRRGGLESWIGRMSLLGQALPEKVLWLIFDCLLKAALALAYPPRFQEELYNSTHRHLGKYPINEILPPSEYQMSPDLVHFDLDATNLFVGDFADNDSDITHTMMPIIKLADFGMTTFMRNAMRNDPKLMHISRPRGKYWLGWLLPEQFTEEWDYITGLLPAEETDPEKKSSIAGKYSYKTNLYHVGLVMWGLITLRKLPFYPVPYECFEKEVTDPDTGNPVLDPKTGQPKMRKLWGYGGYLQGKMWDGIYDRVLLDLVVACMLEEPEQRPAFHELKQAIDREVKSEWEWQRNADVRKWCEQFFNEPAGEAPVVPIVPVANPAPVPVPPEPEPAAESAQQPQQPPPPPPPPPTAPPAPPPPPPAPDLTTPQAPQQPQQLPASTPTRRPGRQTTRLVRRHNPIDPTQPRAKLLRRKPETQGESSRTPQAHIPAPPLPSTNPNLPSPAPQQPPPSYIAAAAAAAAATDDDAPPPPPVFHFQSNILPPGAVIAPPALPPSTPSHPGPTDDYITKVLTPKVAGLHLTPVPPSTPAPLQPAARRTTRRVLTPVGPRRRQRYELVVPPQQALYTPDQDSLDGLRTVMSQMRLGTPEKKSTKNKQPVDWFKDGGKGPPLGPSAQARWAAPGGVRRRWEREGAVVVTDERRGGGGGVGRSPPPGGGVAGGAQSGVVAAMADAVVGRPRVRRPAIIARIRRRGSSGGGGADGAGRTGGVM from the coding sequence ATGCCGCCAGCAGTCAGCAAAGAAGCCGGTCAGCCTGGGTACCTCATCGACCGTAGGTACAGGGACCGCGACCCCGATTATGTGAGAAAGCTCCACCTCTATCGTCAGCGCAATgcaacctccctcctctaCTACCGCCTTGGAAAACAAAGGCTGTGGGAAGAGGAGTGCGATAAACCTGAGCTATGGAGAAACTACGACCTTCCCCTGCCGGGCAAGGCTCCCGGCCACGAAAAtgacaagaacaaaaacTCAATGATAAACATTCGGAGTCTTCCCAAGTTTGACCTGGGAGACAAAGGTGTGTCCAATTCACCCGAGGAGATCCAGAAGGAGCTCGAAAACATTCCCTTGTACATCGTCTCTCCACAGGCGCAAATTGGCTTCAAAAAGTTCCTTGGATTTGGTGGGAACGGGCTCGCTGCCATGTACACGATCCAGGACTTGAAGGGCCGGACCAAAGACGTGGTCTTCAAGTACGCGTTGAATGCTATGTCGGGCAACGAGCTGGAAAATGAGAAGCAGATGCACCGATATCTGGCACGGGCACGACATATCACACAAAGGGTTTACTTGCGCCCTccggaaagaaagaaaaacacgGCACCATTACCAGGTGTTGATCCGCGGGTCGTGGCTGGAGGACTCGTATCAAAGGCTGGAGGACTCGTGTCGAAAGCTGGACCATCGAGAAGGACCATCACACCGACaccttccccaccaccgacGCCGCCCCCGGACGATGATCCGGATGGCAGCACCGATACAGACGATGGCACGGGGGCTAAAGGCTATCCTGTACAGTCCTTTCATCACTGGAACTATCCTCAGGACAGGACGGTCGAGAGGAGCGACATTGGGAAAGTGGACGACAATGGTCCGACTCTTATCCTGGAAATGATGCGGAGGGGCGGTCTCGAAAGCTGGATTGGCCGGATGAGCCTGCTCGGACAAGCGTTACCAGAAAAGGTACTATGGCTGATATTCGACTGCTTGTTGAAGGCCGCTCTCGCTCTGGCCTACCCCCCACGGTTCCAAGAGGAGCTATATAATAGCACTCATCGCCACCTGGGAAAGTATCCCATCAACgaaatcctcccccccagcgaGTACCAAATGAGCCCAGACTTGGTTCATTTCGACCTCGATGCGACAAATCTGTTTGTTGGCGACTTTGCGGACAATGACTCGGATATCACTCACACGATGATGCCCATCATAAAGCTCGCAGACTTTGGAATGACAACTTTCATGAGGAATGCAATGCGGAACGATCCCAAGCTGATGCACATATCCCGGCCGAGAGGTAAATATTGGTTGGGATGGCTGTTGCCAGAGCAGTTTACCGAGGAGTGGGACTACATCACGGGACTCCTACCCGCTGAAGAAACAGACCCGGAAAAGAAGTCTAGCATTGCCGGCAAATACTCGTACAAAACCAACCTCTATCATGTTGGACTGGTTATGTGGGGGCTGATAACACTCCGCAAACTGCCCTTTTATCCAGTACCATATGAGTGctttgagaaggaggtcaCCGATCCGGATACTGGCAACCCTGTTTTGGACCCCAAAACCGGTCAACCCAAAATGAGGAAGCTCTGGGGCTATGGTGGTTATCTCCAAGGCAAAATGTGGGACGGGATCTATGACCGTGTGCTGCTCGACCTCGTTGTCGCCTGCATGCTAGAAGAGCCAGAACAACGACCAGCATTTCACGAGTTAAAACAAGCGATTGATCGTGAGGTGAAGTCGGAATGGGAATGGCAGAGGAACGCCGATGTGCGTAAGTGGTGCGAGCAGTTCTTTAACGAGCCAGCTGGCGAAGCGCCCGTTGTCCCCATTGTCCCGGTTGCAAACCCGGCACCGGTTCCAGTACCTCCAGAACCTGAACCAGCAGCCGAGTCGGCTCAGCAACcgcaacagcctcctccgcctccaccaccaccacctactgctcctcctgctcccccgccacctccgcctGCTCCCGACCTGACAACCCCCCAAgcaccccaacaaccccaacaactcCCCGCCAGCACACCCACCCGCCGCCCCGGGCGCCAAACAACCAGACTCGTCCGCCGCCACAACCCCATagacccaacccaaccacgcgccaaactcctccgccGCAAACCCGAAACCCAAGGCGAATCCTCCCGcaccccccaagcccacatCCCcgcgccccccctcccctcaacaaacccaaacctcccctccccagccccccagcaaccacccccctcctacatcgccgccgccgccgcagcagcagcagcaaccgacgacgacgccccccctccccccccagtcttccacttccaaagcaacatcctccccccaggAGCAGTCATCGCCCCCCCTGCCcttcccccatccaccccttcccacccagGCCCTACCGACGACTATATCACCAAAGTCCTCACCCCAAAAGTAGCAGGCCTCCACCTCACCCCTGTCCCGCCCTCCACCCCTGCCCCGTtgcagccagcagcaaggaGAACTACCCGACGGGTCCTCACACCGGTTGGTCCCAGACGGAGACAGAGGTACGAGCTTGTAGTTCCACCTCAGCAAGCATTATACACCCCCGACCAGGACAGtttggatgggttgaggaCGGTAATGAGTCAGATGAGGCTGGGGACTCCGGAGAAGAAGTCTACGAAGAACAAACAGCCGGTGGATTGGTTCAAGGATGGGGGAAAGGGGCCGCCGCTGGGGCCGTCGGCGCAGGCTCGGTGGGCTGCGCCTGGGGGGGtgcggaggcggtgggagagagagggggcggtggttgttactgatgagaggaggggtggtggtggtggtgttggtcggTCTCCGCCtcccggtggtggtgttgctggtggtgcgcagtctggtgttgttgctgcgatGGCTGATGCGGTTGTCGGTCGTCCGCGGGTGAGGAGGCCGGCGATTATCGCGAGGatcaggaggagagggtctagtggtggtggtggtgctgatggtgcTGGGCGTACTGGTGGcgtgatgtga
- a CDS encoding uncharacterized protein (EggNog:ENOG503P1FZ; CAZy:AA2; COG:Q) produces the protein MSLGYDISTSARSKAEESRYSVSSPYTHSCHSFQSCRPGPPPPLSFSCVRPWYRKTLSHLQPATMRASSIATALAGGITMLSAAVQADPGMMNSSVLEALHEADRRPQELIGDLQWLRPRQMSPVSHLIRSILVDGFDAQSNEHYQYVPPLRSAACARDTCCVWWYIAKEMSQLFRGTDGQCTDAARGAIRTGFHDAGAWSKTTGDFGGADGSIVHAPEEMLRRPNKGLQEIVQQYKFWYDRWGHFGVSMADLIQMGANVATVVCPLGPRIRSFVGRRDNFKPAPDGLLPSPFDPPDKVIAMFRAKTIQPLSLAALLGAHSTSRQRFFNPARAGAPQDSTPGVCDVLFYRQTLAARSPPDVFRLPSDVVLAEHPLLFPAFKAFAGPGGQALWAHEYARAYLRLSLLGVFNINNLTDCTRVLPPRTLKW, from the exons ATGAGTTTGGGATATGATATATCTACGTCGGCGAGGTCCAAGGCTGAAGAGTCTCGATATTCGGTTTCTTCGCCATACACCCACAGCTGTCACTCGTTTCAGTCTTGCAGGCCCggccctccaccccccctttctttcAGTTGCGTCCGCCCTTGGTACAGAAAGACACTCTCTCATCTCCAGCCAGCCACCATGAGGGCCTCTTCTATCGCTACGGCCTTGGCCGGTGGCATAACCATGCTCTCAGCGGCAGTGCAAGCCGATCCAGGGATGATGAACTCGTCTGTTCTGGAAGCCCTCCACGAGGCAGACCGGAGGCCACAAGAGCTCATCGGTGACCTTCAATGGCTTCGACCTCGCCAGATGAGCCCCGTTTCCCACTTGATCAGATCAATTCTGGTCGATGGCTTCGATGCTCAATCGAATGAGCATTACCAATACGTACCTCCCTTGCGTTCGGCAGCTTGTGCTCGAGACACTTGCTGCGTCTGGTGGTACATTGCCAAAGAAATGTCACAACTCTTCCGTGGCACTGATGGGCAGTGTACAGATGCCGCCCGAGGTGCCATCCGCACCGGATTTCACGATGCCGGCGCGTGGTCCAAGACTACGGGCGATTTCGGGGGTGCTGACGGGTCCATCGTCCATGCACCCGAGGAGATGCTTCGCCGACCAAACAAGGGGCTTCAAGAGATTGTTCAACAGTACAAGTTTTGGTACGATCGCTGGGGCCATTTCGGTGTTAGCATGGCCGATTTGATCCAGATGGGCGCCAATGTCGCTACTGTTGTTTGCCCTCT TGGCCCCCGCATCCGCTCCTTTGTTGGCCGCCGAGACAACTTCAAGCCTGCTCCAGACGGACTTCTCCCCAGCCCTTTCGACCCTCCCGACAAGGTCATCGCCATGTTCCGTGCCAAGACTATCCAACCGCTCAGCCTTGCCGCCCTGCTCGGTGCTCACTCCACCAGCCGCCAACGTTTCTTCAATCCTGCGCGTGCTGGCGCCCCCCAGGACAGCACCCCAGGTGTTTGCGATGTGCTGTTCTACCGCCAGACTCTGGCTGCCCGCTCCCCTCCTGATGTCTTCCGCCTCCCCAGCGATGTCGTCTTGGCTGAGCACCCCCTCCTGTTCCCGGCTTTCAAGGCTTTTGCCGGACCTGGTGGCCAGGCTCTTTGGGCTCAT GAATACGCCCGCGCCTACCTCCGGCTTAGTCTTCTAGGTGttttcaacatcaacaacctgacCGACTGCACCCGGGTGCTACCGCCGAGAACGCTCAAGTGGTGA
- a CDS encoding uncharacterized protein (COG:O; MEROPS:MER0080922; EggNog:ENOG503PD1H) translates to MMLALAGFQLAFALLGPALTLPTIETKKGLLSLPVLQKRSQSVNLRKRDNVVALGNVSTLTYLIRLEIGTPPQPVEVVLDTGSFELWVDPTCATAATQGQEEKCNASGRYVPGQSSTYVDKGAKQHIGYGKGGAEISYAADSILVPGSNSQPLRNVVFGVGVNTTELAWGVGGIGHGNGFNLHYNNLIDELHAQGITQSKAFSIALGGQYSETGGAIIFGGVDTKKFGGKLHKFDNMPPQIEGSKEGPWRYWVQMKSVGITTPNKVVATYEYSTMPALLDTGSTWSYLPQHIFDSLQDDFNATLSEDGSLEVPCSIADQPGTVDFTFGDLTIQVPYSEFISQLEPGYCALGVLPRKGSYDRAVLGASFLRSAYVIFDQTNQHLYMASYHDCGTNEQILSGEVGAALNLTGQCHSGHHLFASIPMCWIIVPAAFVLWVLALFL, encoded by the exons atgatgctagCATTGGCAGGTTTCCAGCTAGCGTTTGCGCTTCTTGGGCCAGCGCTAACCTTGCCCACCATCGAAACCAAAAAGGGACTGTTATCGTTGCCTGTTTTGCAGAAACGGAGTCAGTCTGTGAATCTTAGGAAACGAGACAATGTGGTGGCCTTGGGCAATGTCTCGACGTTGACATACCTCATTCGAC TTGAAATTGGcactcctccacaaccagTTGAGGTTGTGCTTGACACCGGATCTTTTGAGCTCTGGGTAGACCCAACGTGCGCAACGGCCGCTACTCAGGGCCAAGAGGAGAAATGCAACGCCTCTGGAAGATATGTACCAGGCCAGTCCTCCACCTACGTCGACAAGGGCGCTAAACAGCATATTGGGTACGGGAAGGGCGGTGCCGAAATCAGCTATGCGGCTGACAGTATCCTAGTGCCCGGAAGTA ATTCTCAGCCACTGCGAAATGTCGTGTTTGGTGTCGGAGTGAACACGACCGAGCTTGCttggggtgttggtggaaTCGGACACGGCAATGGTTTCAACCTCCACTACAACAACCTGATCGACGAGCTCCATGCCCAAGGAATAACACAGTCCAAGGCCTTTAGCATAGCTCTTGGAGGCCAGTACTCGGAGACCGGAGGGGCTATCATCTTCGGGGGAGTTGACACAAAGAAGTTCGGCGGAAAGTTGCACAAGTTCGACAATATGCCTCCACAAATCGAAGGGAGCAAGGAAGGCCCATGGCGGTACTGGGTGCAAATGAAGTCAGTCGGGAtaacaacccccaacaaaGTTGTCGCGACTTACGAATATTCGACGATGCCCGCTCTTCTCGACACCGGATCAACATGGAGCTACCTGCCCCAGCACATCTTCGATAGTCTGCAAGACGACTTTAACGCCACTCTTTCTGAGGATGGTAGCCTTGAAGTGCCATGCTCCATCGCTGACCAGCCCGGCACTGTCGACTTCACATTCGGGGACCTGACCATTCAAGTGCCATATTCGGAGTTCATCTCCCAGCTGGAACCAGGATATTGTGCGTTGGGTGTCCTGCCGAGGAAGGGGTCGTATGATCGAGCGGTCCTGGGAGCCTCGTTTCTGCGATCAGCCTATG TCATTTTTGATCAGACCAACCAGCATCTGTATATGGCGAGCTACCACGACTGCGGCACAAACGAGCAAATACTGTCAGGAGAAGTTGGAGCGGCCCTCAATCTGACCGGACAGTGTCACTCCGGTCACCATCTATTTGCATCTATCCCAATGTGCTGGATCATTGTGCCAGCTGCCTTTGTTTTGTGGGTGCTTGCGTTGTTTTTGTAG
- the TPO5_2 gene encoding polyamine transporter tpo5 (COG:P; EggNog:ENOG503NWJI) codes for MASKSVEKSGHTNALQGSTVVVRENMSPLTSSSDDVTMDEADRKLEAMGYTPVFKREFSTWSSFSFAMSISGVYGSLMSTWIYGLQAGGAAAIMWSWVIGGAGAWALALSLAELSSAYPSSGAMYFTLKFLAPEEQVPILCWISGYINLVGTVTGSAATEYASSQMLLAAVSITSNFSYMPTNNHVVACMAILTVIHASINTLSTLWLTRLTSGYVVFHISVLVGACVCLLVQTKEKHSIAYAFTDFQPSSGWNPPGFAFLFGCLTPAWIMTSADSTARIAEEAKDPARIVPKAIANATTFTYIIGFLFNLVLVICMGDPLELVQSPSGQPVAQLFFNAMGRTPAILFTLCGFAVMNLVAIPGIQAGSRTIFAFARDDLLPFSHHWCRVSKRSQTPITAVCLYAALEIIVNLLGLMSDTAISAVFNVCTVSLNISYLVPIVCKMLYGRFEKGPWNLGRWSFVMNVVAVGWNTLMAVIFFFPTRLPVAAENMNYAIVVFVFVLMFSVGFWYTHGRHFYTGPGTRRPLAATVVETLG; via the exons ATGGCTTCCAAGAGTGTAGAGAAGTCTGGCCACACCAATGCACTTCAGGGGTCTACGGTCGTTGTTCGAGAAAATATGTCGCCTTTGACGTCCTCGAGTGACGATGTCACGATGGATGAGGCCGACAGGAAGCTGGAAGCCATGGGGTACACACCG GTCTTCAAACGAGAGTTCTCCACCTGGTCCAGCTTCAGCTTTGCCATGAGCATATCCGGCGTCTATGGCTCCCTCATGTCCACTTGGATATACGGACTACAAGCCGGTGGAGCTGCCGCCATCATGTGGAGTTGGGTCATAGGGGGTGCCGGGGCTTGGGCATTGGCACTTAGTCTGGCTGAGCTATCGTCAGCATATCCAAGTTCAGGGGCTATGTACTTCACTCTGAAGTTTCTTGCGCCAGAGGAGCAAGTGCCCATCTTGTGCTGGATTTCGG GCTACATCAATCTTGTTGGAACCGTCACCGGCAGTGCCGCCACCGAATATGCATCCAGTCAGATGCTGCTCGCAGCTGTgtccatcacctccaactTCTCTTACATGCCGACCAACAACCATGTTGTGGCTTGTATGGCCATCTTGACCGTCATTCATGCCTCGATCAACACACTGTCAACACTATGGCTGACACGATTGACCAGTGGCTATGTCGTATTCCACATCAGTGTTCTGGTTGGCGCCTGCGTGTGCCTGCTCGTTCAGACAAAGGAAAAGCATAGCATTGCATATGCCTTCACTGACTTCCAGCCCTCATCCGGCTGGAACCCCCCTGGCTTTGCCTTTCTCTTTGGCTGTCTGACACCAGCCTGGATCATGACAAGCGCTGATAGCACAGCCCG CATCGccgaagaagccaaagaccCCGCCCGCATAGTCCCCAAAGCAATCGCCAACGCCACAACCTTCACGTACATCATcggcttcctcttcaacctcgtACTAGTGATCTGCATGGGCGACCCTCTCGAACTAGTCCAAAGCCCCAGCGGCCAACCA GTAGCCCAACTCTTTTTCAATGCCATGGGCCGCACCCCAGCAATACTGTTCACCCTCTGCGGCTTCGCAGTAATGAACCTAGTCGCCATCCCAGGCATCCAAGCTGGCTCCCGCACCATCTTCGCCTTTGCCCGCGACGACCTgctccccttttcccaccacTGGTGTCGGGTCTCCAAGCGCTCCCAAACACCCATTACCGCGGTGTGCTTATATGCCGCCCTCGAGATTATTGTTAATCTCCTCGGGTTAATGTCCGACACGGCAATCAGTGCCGTGTTCAACGTCTGCACTGTTTCCTTGAATATCTCTTATCTGGTCCCCATCGTCTGCAAGATGCTGTACGGGAGATTTGAAAAAGGGCCGTGGAatctggggaggtggagcttCGTGATGAATGTGGTTGCTGTGGGGTGGAACACGCTCATGGCagttattttcttttttcctaCCAGGTTGCCGGTTGCGGCGGAGAAT ATGAACTATGCTATTGTCGTGTTTGTGTTTGTTCTGATGTTTTCTGTTGGATTTTGGTATACCCATGGGCGACATTTTTATACCGGTCctgggacgaggaggccgTTGGCAGCCACGGTTGTTGAGAcgttgggttga
- the GH51 gene encoding Endoglucanase gh5-1 (CAZy:GH5; COG:G; EggNog:ENOG503NX55) produces the protein MKGFIIAGAVATLAAGAAAQAGAWAQCGGQNWSGATTCVSGHTCVFVNQWYSQCQPGAAPQPTTLATSTTRAATTSAASTPTLAPGKFKWFGTNQAGGEFGEKTYPGVWGTHFIFPDNNAIRTLINQGYNTFRVGFAMERLAQNGLTNSLDAGYLRNFTDSINFITNAGAYAVLDPHNYGRYFGNIITNTADFQTFWRNLATQFVNNPRVIFDTNNEYHTMSQDLVLQLNQAAINGIRAAGAKEQYIWVEGNSWSGAWTWNVTNTNLVALTDPENKIIYQMHQYLDSDGSGTAPACVNAQIGVQRVVGATAWLRANNKKGILGEFAGGPNDVCKQAVRGLLDHLKANSDVWQGALWWAGGPWWGDYMFSFEPPSGTGYVNYNNILREYI, from the exons ATGAAGGGCTTTATCATTGCCGGTGCCGTCGCCACTCTGGCGGCTGGCGCGGCTGCTCAAGCCGGTGCCTGGGCCCAGTGCGGCGGTCAGAACTGGTCTGGCGCGACGACCTGTGTCTCTGGGCACACTTGTGTCTTTGTCAACCAGTGGTACAGCCAGTGCCAACCCGGTGCTGCCCCTCAGCCAACGACCCTCGCGACATCGACCACCCGTGCTGCGACGACCTCGGCGGCTTCTACCCCTACCTTGGCCCCGGGCAAGTTCAAGTGGTTCGGTACCAACCAGGCTGGTGGCGAGTTTGGAGAGAAGACGTATCCTGGTGTTTGGGGGACGCATTTTATCTTTCCGGACAATAATGCCATCAGG ACACTGATTAACCAAGGCTACAACACCTTCCGCGTCGGCTTCGCCATGGAGCGTCTCGCCCAAAACGGCCTGACCAACTCGCTCGACGCGGGTTACCTCCGCAACTTCACCGACtccatcaacttcatcaccaacgccgGCGCCTACGCCGTGCTCGACCCCCACAACTACGGCCGCTACTtcggcaacatcatcaccaacacggCCGACTTCCAGACCTTCTGGCGCAACCTCGCCACTCAGTTCGTGAACAACCCCCGTGTTATTTttgacaccaacaacgagTACCACACCATGTCCCAGGACCTGGTCCTCCAGCTCAACCAAGCCGCCATCAACGGAATCCGTGCAGCGGGCGCAAAGGAGCAGTACATCTGGGTCGAGGGCAACTCTTGGTCCGGAGCCTGGACTTGGAacgtcaccaacaccaaccttgTCGCGCTGACGGACCCGGAGAACAAGATTATCTACCAGATGCATCAGTACCTGGACTCTGACGGGTCGGGGACAGCGCCGGCGTGTGTGAATGCGCAGATTGGGGTgcagagggtggtgggtgctACTGCCTGGTTGAGGGCGAACAACAAGAAGGGGATCCTGGGCGAGTTTGCTGGTGGGCCGAACGATGTTTGCAAGCAGGCCGTTAGGGGACTGCTGGATCACTTGAAGGCGAATAGTGACGTTTGGCAGGGGGCGTTGTGGTGGGCTGGGGGTCCGTGGTGGGGAGATTACATGTTTAGCTTCGAGCCGCCTAGTGGGACGGGGTATGTGAATTATAACAATATCTTGAGGGAGTATATTTAG